The Canis lupus baileyi chromosome 28, mCanLup2.hap1, whole genome shotgun sequence genome has a segment encoding these proteins:
- the LOC140620186 gene encoding zinc finger protein 385C-like isoform X1 has product MVLRGASKGEGGECSSQAQPPAPPGPCWLPCLPGLCSPPLDFKHLLALHSNGATALSLTPNFSTMDPIQKAVISHTFGVPSPLKKKLFISCNICHLRFNFANQAEAHYKGHKPIRKLKAVEAAKSKQRPQTLAWDGVLVSPTPTPGSGSPGEPQSKAVPAAPPPGPQLQPPLTPDPTPREPAHSDLLDPASSSSSSSCPPCSPEPGREAPGPEPAAAAVEVV; this is encoded by the coding sequence ATGGTGCTCCGTGGTGCCTCCAAAGGCGAAGGGGGAGAATGCTCTTCGCAGGCCCAGCCTCCAGCGCCCCCAGGCCCCTGCTGGCTTCCCTGCCTGCCAGGCCTCTGCAGCCCCCCGCTGGACTTCAAGCACTTGCTCGCCCTCCACTCGAATGGTGCCACTGCGCTCAGTCTCACCCCCAACTTCAGCACGATGGACCCGATCCAGAAAGCTGTCATCAGCCACACGTTTGGGGTCCCTTCCCCTCTGAAGAAGAAGCTCTTCATTTCCTGTAACATCTGTCACCTGAGGTTCAACTTCGCAAACCAAGCCGAAGCACATTACAAAGGCCACAAACCCATCAGAAAACTCAAGGCTGTTGAAGCTGCCAAGAGCAAGCAGAGGCCACAAACCCTGGCCTGGgatggggtgctggtgtccccaACCCCGACTCCAGGCAGTGGATCCCCTGGAGAGCCACAGAGCAAAGCAGTTCCTGCAGCCCCACCTCCTGGCCCCCAACTCCAGCCACCGCTGACTCCGGACCCCACACCCAGGGAGCCGGCCCACTCAGACCTCTTGGatcctgcctcctcttcctcttcttcctcctgcccaCCCTGTTCCCCAGAGCCTGGGAGAGAGGCACCAGGGCCTGAGCCAGCAGCAGCTGCTGTGGAAGTGGTGTGA